The Candidatus Kryptobacter tengchongensis genome contains a region encoding:
- a CDS encoding SsrA-binding protein: MQEKIKVVTTNRKAHHDYEILETIEAGIVLKGTEVKSLRQGKVSIQDSYAIIKDGEVWLLNMHISPYEYGNIHNHDPLRDKKLLLHKHEIIRLATKVKERGLTLIPLKVYFKNGKAKVELALVRGKRKYEKKEDIAERDLQRELKRRYADKYRE, from the coding sequence ATGCAAGAAAAAATCAAAGTAGTAACGACAAATCGCAAAGCACATCACGATTATGAAATTCTTGAAACAATTGAGGCTGGAATCGTCTTGAAAGGAACGGAAGTTAAATCACTTCGCCAAGGGAAAGTGAGCATACAGGATAGTTATGCGATAATCAAAGATGGTGAGGTATGGCTTTTAAATATGCACATCAGTCCATACGAGTATGGAAACATTCACAATCACGACCCGCTTCGGGATAAAAAATTACTCTTACATAAACACGAAATTATACGGCTTGCGACCAAAGTTAAAGAGCGTGGCTTGACTTTGATACCTTTGAAGGTTTACTTTAAAAATGGAAAAGCAAAAGTTGAACTTGCCCTCGTGCGTGGAAAGAGAAAGTATGAGAAGAAAGAAGATATAGCAGAAAGAGATTTGCAAAGGGAATTAAAACGAAGATATGCAGATAAATATCGTGAATAG
- a CDS encoding adenine phosphoribosyltransferase, translated as MNEIQLTEVSKKLKSIIRSVPNFPKDGIVFRDITTLLKDKEAFKLAVDTFYQKYKDIKIDKVVSVESRGFIFGSILAYLLGAGFVPIRKPGKLPAEKIRQEYQLEYGTDAMEVHADAIKPGEKVLVHDDLLATGGTVSAACKLIERLGGEVVGICFLIELSFLNGRERLKNYDIFSIIQYNSEQEM; from the coding sequence ATGAACGAAATTCAACTAACCGAGGTCAGCAAGAAACTTAAAAGTATAATCAGAAGTGTTCCCAACTTCCCGAAGGATGGCATCGTCTTCAGAGATATCACAACCCTTTTAAAGGATAAGGAAGCCTTTAAACTTGCTGTTGACACATTTTATCAAAAATACAAAGATATAAAAATTGACAAGGTTGTAAGCGTTGAATCCCGAGGTTTTATTTTTGGTTCAATTCTTGCATATCTTCTCGGCGCTGGATTTGTGCCGATACGAAAACCTGGAAAACTACCTGCTGAAAAGATAAGACAAGAATATCAACTTGAATATGGAACCGATGCTATGGAAGTTCATGCTGATGCGATTAAACCTGGCGAAAAAGTCCTTGTCCATGATGATCTACTTGCAACTGGTGGAACTGTCTCAGCAGCATGCAAATTAATAGAACGACTTGGTGGCGAGGTTGTCGGGATTTGCTTTTTAATTGAACTAAGCTTTTTGAATGGGCGAGAGCGCCTGAAAAATTATGACATATTTTCAATCATTCAGTATAACAGTGAACAAGAGATGTGA
- a CDS encoding integrase/recombinase XerC — translation MQNEIRKFLEYLDAERNYSNRTIEAYHDALYEFYSFIVNQTKQKADVSKIDRALIRDYLSYLHSRGLKKTSISLKLSAIKSFFKFLSRFKIISSNPTVGFSLKTERSLPVFLEESKIEKLMNLPDLKTNEGIRDRAILETLYSTGVRVSELCGMNIDDVDFTNGTIKVLGKGAKVRFVPFGKKAKEALKEYLNIRGNFTTSQQTNDDKKALFLSKNGKRITSAEVYQIVSKYISAISDIEKKGPHVLRHSFATHLLNHGADIMAVKELLGHSSLSTTQRYTHVTVEHLKKTYKLAHPRSE, via the coding sequence GTGCAAAACGAAATAAGAAAATTCCTTGAATATCTTGACGCAGAGCGAAACTATTCTAACAGAACTATTGAAGCATATCATGATGCTTTATACGAATTTTACTCCTTCATCGTAAATCAAACAAAACAAAAAGCAGATGTATCAAAAATTGACAGAGCTTTGATAAGAGATTACCTTTCTTACTTACATTCCCGGGGATTGAAAAAAACAAGCATATCTTTGAAACTATCAGCGATCAAATCTTTCTTTAAATTCCTAAGCAGGTTTAAAATCATCTCATCAAATCCAACCGTGGGATTTTCACTCAAAACCGAAAGATCATTGCCGGTTTTCCTTGAAGAAAGCAAAATTGAAAAGCTGATGAATCTACCCGATTTAAAAACTAACGAAGGAATAAGAGACAGAGCAATTCTTGAAACACTTTATAGCACAGGCGTAAGGGTAAGTGAGCTCTGCGGAATGAACATTGATGATGTTGACTTCACAAATGGAACCATCAAAGTCCTCGGTAAAGGAGCAAAGGTTAGGTTTGTTCCTTTCGGTAAAAAAGCAAAGGAAGCACTAAAAGAATATCTCAACATAAGGGGAAATTTTACAACATCACAACAAACAAATGATGATAAAAAAGCCTTATTCTTATCAAAAAATGGAAAAAGAATCACAAGTGCTGAGGTTTATCAAATCGTTAGCAAATATATATCCGCGATCTCAGACATTGAAAAAAAAGGACCTCATGTTCTAAGGCATTCATTTGCAACACATCTTTTGAATCATGGTGCTGATATAATGGCTGTGAAGGAACTCCTCGGACATTCAAGTTTATCAACAACTCAAAGATACACTCATGTTACAGTTGAGCATCTCAAGAAAACTTATAAACTCGCCCATCCACGATCTGAATAA
- a CDS encoding tyrosyl-tRNA synthetase, whose product MDLIKHGAVEIIPEEELVRKIENSIKTGKPLKVKLGCDPTKPDLHLGHSVVLRKLRHFQELGHIAVLIIGDFTAMIGDPSGRSKTRPQLSFEETRINGQTYFEQAKKILLPERVEIRYNSEWLGKMTFEDVIRLASKYTVARMLERDDFSKRYKSGEPISIHELLYPLAQAMDSVAIEADVELGGTDQKFNLLVGRDIQREFGQEPQVIITMPLLLGTDGVEKMSKSLDNYIALNDPPSEMYGKTMSIPDELIYDYFLLTTDLPPKEIEEIRKKLQDPNVNPRDLKRRLAWELVRMYHGTESANKAQEEFDKIFVRKEIPEEIEEFELETNDQKLRVVELLVQTKLASSKSEAKRLIQLGGVSINGSKINDIDAVVELEKSFVIKVGKRKFLRIKPKIKN is encoded by the coding sequence ATGGATTTAATTAAACACGGAGCTGTGGAGATAATCCCTGAGGAGGAGCTCGTCAGAAAAATTGAAAACTCAATAAAAACTGGAAAACCCCTTAAAGTTAAGCTTGGATGTGACCCCACAAAACCAGACCTTCACCTGGGGCACTCAGTTGTGTTAAGAAAGTTAAGACATTTCCAAGAACTTGGGCATATAGCAGTTTTAATAATTGGCGATTTCACCGCAATGATCGGAGACCCATCAGGGCGAAGCAAAACAAGACCACAATTATCTTTTGAAGAAACAAGAATAAACGGACAAACTTATTTTGAACAAGCGAAAAAAATTTTACTTCCAGAAAGAGTTGAAATAAGATATAACTCCGAATGGCTTGGTAAAATGACTTTTGAAGATGTAATACGACTTGCCAGCAAATATACCGTCGCACGAATGCTTGAAAGAGACGACTTCAGCAAAAGATATAAATCGGGCGAACCAATAAGCATCCATGAACTTTTATACCCGCTTGCACAAGCAATGGATTCAGTCGCTATTGAAGCGGATGTTGAACTTGGGGGAACAGATCAAAAATTTAACCTCCTTGTTGGGAGAGATATCCAAAGAGAATTTGGGCAAGAGCCCCAAGTGATAATAACAATGCCACTTCTTCTCGGCACCGACGGTGTTGAAAAAATGAGCAAGTCTCTTGACAATTATATCGCCCTAAACGATCCGCCTTCGGAAATGTATGGTAAAACCATGTCAATACCTGACGAATTGATCTATGATTATTTTCTTCTAACAACAGATTTACCACCGAAGGAAATTGAAGAGATACGAAAAAAACTTCAAGATCCAAATGTTAACCCAAGAGATTTAAAAAGACGCCTGGCTTGGGAACTTGTGAGAATGTATCATGGAACCGAATCAGCAAACAAAGCACAAGAAGAATTTGATAAAATTTTCGTCCGAAAAGAAATCCCAGAAGAAATTGAAGAATTTGAGCTTGAAACCAATGATCAAAAACTTAGAGTTGTTGAGCTCCTTGTTCAGACAAAATTGGCAAGTTCAAAAAGCGAGGCAAAAAGATTAATTCAACTTGGTGGTGTAAGCATTAACGGCAGTAAAATCAACGATATTGATGCGGTGGTTGAACTTGAAAAATCATTTGTCATAAAAGTTGGAAAACGTAAGTTTCTGAGAATAAAACCAAAAATTAAAAACTAA
- a CDS encoding methylglutaconyl-CoA hydratase, whose product MFNQIIYETNDRIATITLNRPEKRNALNAELIDELLKAFELATDEKIRCIILTGTGNSFCAGADLEYIQNLSNLNSYENYLDAEKLAQLYLKIFTHPKLTIAMVNGYALAGGCGLASVCDFVIASKENAKFGYTEPKIGFIPSIVMTFLIRRISSGKARELLLSGNIIDAEEAVKIGLANYSIPDAELRNFTFKFAENLIIETSSESIKFVKEMLSNIYSMGLQQAIEYAKAMNSISRLTQDCKKGINAFLKKEKIKW is encoded by the coding sequence ATGTTTAATCAGATCATTTATGAAACGAACGACAGGATCGCAACGATAACGCTGAACAGACCTGAAAAAAGAAATGCACTTAACGCTGAACTCATTGATGAACTCCTGAAAGCGTTTGAACTTGCAACGGATGAAAAGATAAGATGTATCATTTTAACTGGGACTGGGAATTCATTTTGTGCTGGCGCAGATCTTGAGTATATTCAAAATCTTTCAAATTTGAACTCTTATGAAAATTATCTTGATGCCGAAAAACTTGCACAACTTTATCTTAAAATTTTCACCCATCCAAAATTGACAATTGCAATGGTAAATGGTTATGCGCTTGCTGGCGGATGTGGGCTTGCAAGTGTTTGTGATTTTGTGATCGCATCAAAAGAAAACGCTAAATTTGGGTATACCGAGCCAAAAATTGGCTTCATCCCTTCAATCGTGATGACATTTTTAATAAGAAGAATTTCATCTGGAAAGGCACGGGAACTTCTTTTAAGCGGAAACATAATTGACGCGGAAGAGGCAGTAAAAATCGGGCTTGCAAACTATTCAATACCTGACGCAGAGCTTAGAAATTTTACATTTAAATTTGCGGAAAACCTTATCATTGAAACAAGCTCTGAATCAATTAAATTTGTAAAAGAGATGCTTTCAAATATATATTCTATGGGATTACAGCAAGCGATTGAATACGCAAAAGCGATGAATTCAATTTCAAGGTTAACGCAGGATTGTAAAAAAGGTATAAACGCATTTTTAAAAAAAGAAAAGATCAAATGGTAA
- a CDS encoding arginine decarboxylase, with amino-acid sequence MYVPTKMFLTKGVGRHREKLTSFEMALRDAGIAQFNLVRVSSIFPPGCKIIPKNKGLEYLKPGQIVHVVISQESSNEPNRLIAASIGVAIPADSEQFGYLSEHHAFGQTDDKAGEYAEDLAATMLATTLGLEFDPNTSWDEREQVWKMSGKIVRTFNITQSAIVDKTGLWTTVVAAAVLIP; translated from the coding sequence TTGTATGTCCCAACAAAAATGTTTTTGACCAAGGGGGTCGGCCGTCATAGGGAAAAACTTACAAGCTTTGAAATGGCTTTAAGAGATGCAGGAATCGCGCAATTTAATCTCGTCCGCGTCTCAAGCATATTTCCCCCTGGGTGTAAAATAATCCCTAAAAACAAAGGGCTTGAATATTTAAAACCGGGTCAAATCGTCCATGTTGTCATAAGCCAGGAGTCAAGCAACGAGCCAAATAGGTTAATCGCAGCCTCAATTGGTGTTGCTATACCAGCTGACTCTGAACAATTCGGATATCTTTCAGAACATCACGCCTTCGGTCAAACTGATGATAAAGCTGGTGAATACGCTGAAGACCTCGCAGCAACGATGCTCGCAACAACTCTTGGTCTTGAATTTGACCCGAACACAAGCTGGGACGAAAGAGAACAAGTATGGAAAATGAGCGGGAAAATTGTAAGGACATTTAATATAACTCAATCTGCGATAGTTGATAAAACAGGATTATGGACAACAGTTGTTGCAGCTGCGGTTTTAATTCCATAA
- a CDS encoding nondiscriminating glutamyl-tRNA synthetase has product MSVRTRFAPSPTGFLHVGGLRTALYNYLFAKKHNGQFILRIEDTDQTRIVPGAIENLIETLKWAGIEFDEGPGKGGPYGPYIQSQRLELYHKHAYELVEKGYAYYCFCSPERLEKMREEQIKLKQAPRYDGTCRRLSQDEVKRKLSEGIPKTIRMKIPEWGELTFHDLIRGDVTINFKVLDDQIILKSDGFPTYHLAVVVDDHYMKISHVIRGEEWLPSTPKHILLYEYLNWEKPQFAHLPLLLNPDRTKLSKRQGDVAVEDYRAKGYLPEAIVNFIALLGWNPGDEREFFTLDELIKEFSLERVNKAGAIFDIKKLNWMNSHYIKNSDLDRITKLAIPFLEGKGYDVSNFQKVRIIVEAVRTHLEYLAQIVDYVDIFFSEEVRIENGEAQEMMRLETSKIVIETFIHKLKNLATEIDRDKFKQLAKEIQSETGIKGKNLFMPIRIALTGKTHGPELPLIIEYFGKEKVKQRLEDFLKTWVVV; this is encoded by the coding sequence GTGTCTGTAAGAACTCGCTTTGCCCCAAGCCCGACTGGATTTCTGCATGTTGGCGGTTTAAGAACCGCGCTCTATAATTATCTTTTTGCGAAAAAACATAATGGTCAATTCATCCTCCGCATAGAAGACACCGACCAAACACGCATTGTCCCAGGGGCTATTGAAAATCTTATAGAAACATTAAAATGGGCAGGAATTGAATTTGACGAAGGACCAGGTAAAGGCGGTCCCTATGGTCCGTATATTCAATCGCAAAGATTGGAACTTTACCATAAACACGCTTACGAACTCGTTGAAAAGGGATATGCCTATTACTGTTTCTGTTCCCCGGAGAGACTTGAAAAGATGAGAGAAGAACAGATAAAACTCAAACAAGCACCAAGATACGATGGCACTTGCAGAAGATTATCTCAAGATGAAGTTAAGAGAAAACTTAGTGAGGGAATCCCAAAAACAATAAGAATGAAAATCCCAGAATGGGGCGAACTAACATTTCATGATTTGATCCGTGGCGATGTAACGATAAATTTTAAGGTTCTTGATGACCAGATAATTTTAAAATCAGACGGTTTCCCCACATATCATCTTGCTGTTGTGGTTGATGATCATTATATGAAGATATCTCATGTAATTCGTGGCGAAGAATGGTTACCAAGCACACCGAAACATATCTTACTTTACGAATACTTAAACTGGGAAAAGCCACAATTTGCACATTTACCACTGCTCCTAAACCCCGATAGAACTAAGCTAAGCAAAAGACAGGGAGATGTCGCCGTTGAGGATTATAGAGCAAAAGGATATCTACCTGAAGCAATTGTAAACTTCATCGCATTGCTCGGTTGGAATCCCGGCGATGAGAGAGAATTCTTTACACTTGATGAACTTATAAAAGAATTTTCACTTGAAAGAGTTAATAAAGCTGGTGCAATTTTTGACATAAAGAAGCTCAACTGGATGAATTCCCACTACATCAAAAATTCCGACCTTGACAGGATAACCAAACTTGCGATCCCATTTTTAGAGGGAAAAGGATATGATGTATCAAACTTTCAAAAAGTTAGAATAATCGTTGAAGCAGTAAGGACACATCTTGAATATCTCGCACAAATCGTTGATTATGTTGATATCTTCTTCTCTGAAGAAGTTCGGATTGAAAATGGCGAGGCACAAGAAATGATGAGGCTTGAAACCAGTAAAATCGTCATTGAAACTTTTATCCATAAATTGAAAAACCTTGCCACAGAAATAGACAGAGATAAATTCAAACAACTCGCGAAAGAAATACAAAGTGAAACAGGTATAAAAGGCAAAAACCTTTTCATGCCGATAAGAATAGCCCTCACCGGGAAAACACACGGTCCAGAACTCCCGCTTATAATTGAGTATTTCGGAAAAGAAAAAGTAAAACAAAGATTGGAGGATTTTCTTAAAACATGGGTGGTCGTTTGA
- a CDS encoding NADPH:quinone reductase, whose translation MRAIAITEFGGRDKLKLMTLPEPKPKAGEVLIQLKAASLNHLDIWVRNGLYKIPFPHILGADGAGIIAEVGEGVTHLKIGEKVLISPGIGCGVCQECTSGRENFCKLYHILGVQKDGTYAEYVALPAQNVLPMPANLDFESASSIPLVFLTAWHALVTRGGIKPGMKVLIHAAGSGVGIAAIQIAKLFNAIVFTTAGSDEKLEKAKSLGADVLINYKQEDFQERLKIETQGEGIDLILDHVGFDTVMKGLKSLKKGGKLITLGATSGSEVPIELRFVYGKNLSIEGIYMGSKGELMEVLKFFQSGKLKPVIHKVLPLEEAQEAHRILEDREVFGKVVLKI comes from the coding sequence ATGAGAGCAATCGCAATTACAGAATTTGGTGGACGTGACAAACTTAAACTTATGACTTTACCCGAGCCTAAACCAAAAGCTGGAGAAGTTCTCATTCAACTAAAAGCAGCAAGTTTAAACCATCTTGATATCTGGGTTAGAAATGGGCTCTACAAAATTCCATTCCCACATATACTTGGTGCAGATGGCGCTGGTATAATAGCTGAAGTTGGGGAGGGAGTTACTCACTTAAAAATCGGGGAAAAAGTTTTAATCTCGCCTGGAATCGGTTGCGGTGTTTGCCAGGAATGCACTTCTGGAAGGGAAAACTTTTGTAAGCTATATCATATTCTTGGGGTTCAAAAAGACGGAACATACGCTGAATATGTCGCATTGCCAGCTCAAAATGTTTTGCCAATGCCGGCAAACCTTGATTTTGAATCAGCTTCTTCCATTCCTCTTGTGTTTTTAACCGCTTGGCATGCGCTTGTAACTCGTGGCGGGATAAAACCTGGGATGAAGGTTTTAATTCATGCTGCGGGAAGTGGCGTTGGAATTGCCGCAATTCAAATCGCAAAGCTATTTAACGCAATCGTTTTTACAACCGCAGGAAGTGATGAAAAACTTGAAAAAGCAAAATCTCTTGGAGCTGATGTTTTGATAAATTATAAACAGGAGGACTTTCAAGAAAGATTAAAAATAGAAACACAAGGTGAGGGAATTGACTTAATCCTTGACCATGTTGGATTTGATACAGTTATGAAAGGATTGAAATCATTGAAAAAAGGAGGTAAACTAATAACGCTTGGTGCAACAAGCGGAAGTGAGGTCCCCATTGAGTTAAGGTTTGTCTACGGCAAGAATTTATCAATAGAAGGGATTTACATGGGAAGCAAAGGGGAATTGATGGAAGTGTTAAAATTTTTCCAGAGTGGAAAATTAAAACCGGTGATACATAAAGTTCTACCACTTGAAGAAGCTCAAGAGGCACACAGAATACTTGAAGATAGAGAGGTTTTCGGAAAGGTCGTTTTGAAAATTTAA
- a CDS encoding von Willebrand factor type A domain, translating to MRSLSLSANFFMILIALVVSIGIALISYYRVFVPDGRRKLIFLFILRTLAIFIIFLLISEPILTFILKSTNPPSVAILIDNSKSMGIKDRIGDRKKLVKEIAEKLKQIEIPGDKRFFIFSRDVEEKKNFNPESLSFSGGVTNIAEALRKVQEISAQENIKAIVLVSDGVYNAGENPVYFSEKLGMPVFTIGVGDSNVQKDLKVVDVLANEIAYAGLETPVIVRVESSELGGNDVILSLYDEKGEVARTKVSLGSGINEYVVNLKFIPKEEGIKKFTVKVQHLPGEVTYQNNQKSFYIKVLKGKHKILFISGAPSPDLAFIKRVISENKNYEVVSYTEKQGVEFIEGNFDFKKAETADAIVFVGYPVKTSDIDIINKLKNVIESQNKPFLFVMSRTIEFNKLRLLSEILPFKFSRLFGDEDIVNLIITEDGRNHAIMDLKDKNYVWNILPPIFKLRGSFSPSAGSIVLAKARYQNVETDEPLIIANQLDGRKSVAILCYGIWRWKLMTAPNKEFEGIFENFVNNLVRWLIAPVEEEFVKFKIAKDFFTEDEKIEFSAQVYSEDYSPISEAEVRVKILNQLDEEVIREIKLEQISPGVYSGGVYLSKGDYRYEVNVSSRSGKVLKNFVGRFTVGEAEIEYLNTRVDSKLLREIASKTNGVFLSSDEIDALGKLIASISDFKPSIIEKKREYFLWSRFEPLIMVIIFLSVEWFMRKKMGLM from the coding sequence ATGAGATCACTTTCTTTAAGTGCAAATTTTTTTATGATTTTAATTGCGCTCGTTGTCTCAATTGGTATTGCTTTGATTTCATATTATCGTGTTTTTGTTCCCGATGGACGCAGGAAATTAATTTTTCTTTTTATTTTGAGAACCCTTGCGATTTTTATAATCTTCCTTTTAATCTCAGAACCAATTTTAACCTTTATTTTAAAGTCAACAAATCCACCTTCAGTTGCAATTTTAATAGATAACTCAAAAAGTATGGGTATAAAAGACAGGATAGGGGATAGAAAGAAGTTGGTTAAAGAAATCGCCGAGAAATTAAAACAAATTGAAATTCCAGGTGATAAAAGGTTTTTTATTTTCTCCAGGGATGTTGAGGAAAAGAAAAACTTTAATCCGGAGTCACTTTCATTTTCTGGTGGAGTGACGAACATCGCAGAAGCTTTGAGGAAAGTTCAAGAAATTTCAGCCCAAGAGAATATAAAAGCAATTGTTCTTGTTTCGGACGGTGTTTATAACGCTGGTGAGAATCCTGTTTATTTTTCCGAAAAGCTCGGGATGCCAGTTTTTACAATTGGGGTTGGTGACTCAAATGTTCAAAAGGATTTAAAAGTTGTTGATGTTTTGGCAAATGAAATAGCTTATGCGGGGCTTGAGACCCCAGTCATCGTGAGAGTTGAGAGCTCAGAACTCGGTGGGAATGATGTTATCCTTTCTCTTTATGATGAGAAGGGTGAGGTAGCGAGGACTAAGGTAAGTTTGGGGTCCGGAATCAATGAATATGTTGTTAATCTCAAATTTATTCCCAAAGAAGAGGGTATAAAGAAATTTACAGTTAAGGTTCAACATCTTCCGGGCGAGGTAACATACCAAAACAATCAAAAGTCATTTTATATCAAAGTATTAAAGGGTAAACATAAAATTTTATTTATTAGCGGAGCCCCAAGCCCTGATCTTGCTTTCATTAAAAGGGTTATTTCTGAGAACAAAAATTATGAGGTTGTCTCATATACTGAAAAACAAGGCGTGGAATTTATAGAAGGCAATTTTGATTTTAAAAAAGCCGAAACAGCCGATGCAATTGTATTTGTTGGATACCCAGTTAAAACATCTGATATTGACATAATCAATAAATTGAAAAATGTAATTGAGTCACAGAACAAGCCGTTTCTATTCGTTATGAGTAGAACAATTGAGTTTAATAAATTAAGACTGCTTTCAGAAATTTTGCCGTTTAAGTTTTCAAGACTTTTCGGTGATGAAGATATTGTGAATTTAATTATAACTGAGGACGGAAGAAATCATGCAATTATGGATTTGAAAGACAAGAACTATGTTTGGAACATTTTGCCACCGATTTTTAAACTTCGTGGTAGTTTTAGTCCATCTGCCGGATCAATTGTTCTTGCTAAGGCGAGGTATCAAAATGTTGAAACTGATGAACCGTTGATAATTGCGAATCAACTTGACGGTAGAAAATCAGTCGCGATTCTCTGTTATGGAATCTGGCGATGGAAACTTATGACAGCACCAAATAAAGAATTTGAGGGAATTTTTGAAAACTTTGTTAATAATTTAGTTCGTTGGCTTATCGCACCTGTTGAAGAGGAATTTGTAAAATTTAAAATTGCTAAAGATTTTTTCACTGAAGATGAAAAAATAGAATTTTCAGCTCAGGTTTACAGCGAAGATTATTCGCCTATAAGTGAGGCAGAGGTCAGGGTTAAAATTTTAAATCAGTTGGATGAAGAGGTTATTCGTGAAATTAAACTTGAACAGATAAGCCCAGGGGTTTATTCTGGGGGCGTTTATCTTTCAAAAGGTGATTATAGGTATGAGGTGAATGTTTCATCAAGGAGCGGGAAAGTTTTGAAAAATTTTGTGGGTCGTTTTACAGTTGGAGAAGCTGAAATTGAGTATCTAAACACGCGAGTGGACTCAAAACTTCTCCGCGAAATTGCTTCAAAAACAAACGGTGTTTTTTTAAGCAGTGATGAAATTGATGCACTGGGTAAACTAATAGCTTCTATATCTGATTTTAAGCCGTCAATTATTGAAAAGAAAAGAGAATATTTCCTGTGGTCAAGATTTGAACCTCTCATAATGGTTATAATTTTTCTCTCAGTTGAATGGTTTATGAGAAAAAAAATGGGACTTATGTGA
- a CDS encoding Acyl-CoA dehydrogenase: MNFQFTEEQLMIKETARKFAVEELAPKASERDEKEEFPHEEIKKLAELGFMGMMTSEKYGGAGLDTISYVLAMEEISKVDASVGVIMSVNNSLVCWPIETFGTEEQKLKYLPRLARGELLGAFCLSEPEAGSDASNQRTTATRDGNFYILNGTKNFITNGVYANILIVFAQTDKEKGSKGISAFIVEKDLPGVIVTKKEKKLGIRSSDTAQIVFEDCKVPAVNRLGDEGMGFKIAMTTLNGGRIGIAAQALGIAQASLEASIKYAKERKTFGKFLAEHQAIQFKIADMATKIEAARLLTLLAAWKKDRGERYVKEASMAKLFASQIAVEAALEAVQIHGGYGYIKDFPVERYLRDSKITEIYEGTSEIQRIIIARELLEMKV, translated from the coding sequence ATGAACTTCCAATTTACAGAAGAACAGTTAATGATTAAGGAAACCGCAAGAAAATTTGCGGTTGAAGAATTAGCGCCAAAAGCCTCTGAAAGAGACGAAAAAGAAGAATTCCCTCACGAAGAAATTAAAAAGCTTGCGGAACTCGGCTTCATGGGAATGATGACATCAGAAAAATATGGCGGTGCAGGTCTTGATACAATTAGTTATGTCCTCGCAATGGAAGAAATCTCAAAAGTTGATGCATCAGTTGGAGTGATAATGTCCGTAAATAATTCGCTTGTGTGTTGGCCAATTGAAACATTTGGAACAGAGGAACAAAAACTTAAATACCTCCCACGACTTGCCCGCGGAGAATTGCTTGGTGCATTTTGCCTTTCAGAGCCCGAAGCTGGAAGTGATGCCTCAAATCAAAGAACAACAGCCACAAGAGATGGTAATTTTTATATCTTGAATGGGACTAAAAATTTCATCACAAACGGCGTTTACGCAAACATCTTGATCGTTTTCGCCCAAACTGATAAAGAAAAGGGCTCAAAAGGAATTTCCGCTTTCATAGTTGAGAAAGATCTCCCAGGTGTTATAGTCACAAAAAAAGAAAAGAAACTTGGAATTAGGAGCTCTGATACCGCACAAATTGTCTTTGAGGATTGTAAAGTCCCCGCAGTTAATCGGCTCGGCGATGAAGGAATGGGCTTTAAAATCGCAATGACAACCTTAAATGGAGGAAGGATTGGAATCGCTGCACAAGCACTTGGCATCGCACAAGCATCACTTGAGGCATCAATAAAATATGCAAAGGAAAGGAAAACATTTGGAAAATTTCTCGCCGAGCACCAAGCAATTCAGTTCAAAATCGCGGATATGGCAACAAAAATTGAAGCTGCAAGGTTATTAACACTCCTTGCTGCATGGAAAAAAGACAGAGGCGAAAGATATGTCAAGGAAGCTTCAATGGCTAAATTATTCGCCTCCCAAATTGCCGTTGAAGCAGCGCTTGAAGCCGTACAAATACATGGTGGCTATGGCTACATCAAAGACTTCCCAGTTGAAAGATATCTTCGCGACTCAAAAATTACGGAAATCTATGAGGGAACATCAGAAATCCAACGCATCATCATCGCAAGAGAACTACTTGAGATGAAAGTATAA